In a single window of the Danio aesculapii chromosome 20, fDanAes4.1, whole genome shotgun sequence genome:
- the LOC130247354 gene encoding gastrula zinc finger protein XlCGF49.1-like yields MQISKRLHGTRECVILKMALIKEEREDVTIEEAFRDEDAEEQTDLLVLKEETEDLEDTKDKEPFGREDLEEEKDPFGREELDDTEEKDLLEEHQDFTSADAAAEESVDSVSLCCPQCGKSFSNRGNLKLHLIVHSGEKPFVCRLCGKSFSRKGSLKTHMSIHSGERPHTCSQCGRTFNLKGNLRAHIKVHTGEKPFTCACCGKSFTRRDILNNHMTIHLRESCLTCHQCGMSFIKHTNLKVHMRIHT; encoded by the exons AGACTTCATGGGACTCGTGAATGTGTAATTCTGAAGATGGCGTTGATTAAAGAGGAGCGTGAAGACGTGACGATTGAAGAAGCTTTCAGAGATGAAGATGCCGAGGAACAGACAG ATCTGCTGGTGCTGAAGGAAGAGACAGAAGATCTGGAGGACACTAAAGACAAAGAGCCGTTCGGGAGAGAAGATCTGGAGGAAGAGAAAGACCCGTTTGGAAGAGAAGAACTGGATGACACAGAAGAGAAAGACCTGTTAGAGGAGCATCAGGACTTCACCAGCGCAGACGCAGCAGCTGAGGAGAGTGTGGACTCCGTCAGTTTGTGCTGTCCGcagtgtgggaagagcttcagCAACAGGGGGAACCTGAAGCTGCACCTTATTGTCCACAGCGGGGAGAAGCCCTTTGTCTGCCGgctgtgtggaaagagtttctcCAGGAAAGGCAGCCTGAAGACGCACATGAGCATTCACAGTGGTGAGCGGCCACACACCTGCTCGCAGTGTGGACGCACCTTCAACCTCAAGGGGAACCTGCGGGCTCACATCAAGGTGCACACCGGCGAGAAGCCCTTCACCTGCGCATGCTGCGGAAAGAGCTTCACACGCAGAGATATCCTGAACAACCACATGACCATCCACCTACGGGAGAGCTGTCTGACCTGCCACCAGTGCGGCATGAGCTTCATTAAGCACACCAACCTGAAGgtccacatgaggatccacacgtGA